The Aphis gossypii isolate Hap1 chromosome 3, ASM2018417v2, whole genome shotgun sequence genome includes a region encoding these proteins:
- the LOC114127704 gene encoding uncharacterized protein LOC114127704, producing the protein MYIFNYCLRSRVNSSIISTMKRSHTMFSRTSIVHNNRTLLPINRLPGYLMPERCFMKKMGEKPAYNVYNKKAAQDRVSPTEYELIYNGTGEKYARLLSGMVIAAIIVLPSTFIIAYLYLLFTEGKIDLQTYLDILLLPNSTLELMIMIPALFLLKIVSYNFISKYVVRIYQHNTKKQYVGVYINPVLPWKNITCTFETAIKLPDSINVFIPWHKEYYRLAGHKSIVLRERFKRPIDYDRMIGLVKTLDK; encoded by the coding sequence atgtatatttttaattactgtcTCCGGAGTAGAGTTAATTCTTCGATAATTTCTACAATGAAACGATCGCATACAATGTTCTCGAGAACTTCAATAGTTCATAACAATCGCACGCTTCTACCCATCAATCGGTTACCCGGATATTTGATGCCGGAACGCTGTTTTATGAAAAAGATGGGCGAGAAACCCGCTTACaatgtgtacaataaaaaagcTGCTCAAGACAGGGTTTCACCTACAGAGTACGAACTTATTTATAACGGTACTGGCGAAAAGTATGCACGGTTATTGAGTGGAATGGTAATCGCTGCTATTATAGTCCTTCCATCCACTTTTATTATCGCCTATTTGTATCTTTTGTTTACAGAAGgtaaaatagatttacaaacatatttagatatattgcTTTTACCAAATTCAACATTGGAACTTATGATAATGATTCCTGCATTGTTTCTCTTGAAAATagtatcatacaattttatttcaaaatacgtGGTGAGAATTTACCAACACAATACCAAAAAACAGTATGTGGGAGTGTACATAAATCCAGTTTTACCatggaaaaatataacatgcaCATTCGAAACAGCTATTAAGTTGCCCGATagtataaatgttttcattCCTTGGCACAAAGAATATTATCGACTAGCTGGACACAAATCAATTGTCCTAAGAGAAAGATTTAAAAGGCCTATAGATTATGACAGAATGATTGGTTTAGTTAAGACATTAGATAAGTGA
- the LOC114127710 gene encoding pachytene checkpoint protein 2 homolog, which produces MKNVLHVEVLLQPEKAIEIPELEKAIRLELKNIEPIIPESIHTTFVTDGLSDYVKSIQICEIENLHDSENIEQVVIEAGVESLDLDSYLIKIYFYKLDDSGLVDDATSDEATCKMRRCILPNVDFCGIWESLVFQEPVKEILLNYAQTGMNFARHNVNTNIISYNRLILLHGPPGTGKTSICKALAQKLSIRLGQQYNFFEFIEINSHNLLSKYFSESGSLVMSMFQQIKSVLEYGDSLVFILIDEVESLTRARDAVLSGTEPSDSIRVVNAVLTQLDNLRKYPNVIFLTTSNVTEAIDTAFTDRADIKMLINPPQEMAIYTILKAAIEELIKVKLIINVEEHDQFDRLPDVNAEQKEILNTTQKLYQISKESVGLSGRVLKKITFIAHSIYVRQPQCDGVHLFLEALHKAVKYQKTQDAGITKIK; this is translated from the exons ATGAAGAATGTTTTGCACGTGGAAGTGCTTTTACAACCCGAGaa AGCTATTGAAATTCCTGAATTAGAAAAAGCCATCAGACTTGAACTAAAAAACATTGAACCGATAATCCCAGAGTCAATACATACTACATTTGTTACTGATGGATTATCTGATTATGTAAAAAGCATACAAATTtgtgaaattgaaaatttacatgatagtgaaaatattgaacaagTGGTAATAGAg GCAGGAGTTGAATCATTAGACTTAGAttcatacttaattaaaatctatttctaCAAATTAGATGATAGTGGTTTAGTAGATGATGCCACATCCGATGAAGCTACATGCAAAATGAGACGTTGCATATTACCCAATGTAGATTTTTGCGGTATTTGGGAGTCATTGGTGTTTCAGGAACCAGTTAaagaaatt ctTTTAAACTATGCTCAGACAGGGATGAATTTTGCACGTCATAatgttaatactaatattattagctataatAGATTAATCCTATTACATGGTCCACCTGGTACTGGTAAGACATCTATTTGCAAGGCCCTTGcccaaaaattatcaatacgaTTAGGCCAacagtacaatttttttgaatttattgaaataaatagtcACAATTTATTGTCCAAATATTTCTCTGaa AGCGGATCATTGGTAATGTCTATGTTCcaacaaataaaaagtgtTTTGGAGTATGGTGATTCattggtatttatattaattgatgaaGTAGAGAGTTTAACGCGAGCTCGAGATGCAGTGTTGTCTGGTACTGAACCATCTGACTCAATACGAGTTGTAAATGCTGTACTCACACAActtgataatttaagaaa GTAtccaaatgttatatttttaacaacatcAAATGTAACAGAAGCCATTGATACTGCATTTACTGATCGAGCTGACATAAAAATGCTAATTAACCCTCCTCAAGAAATGGCAATTTACACTATACTTAAAGCAGCTATTGAAGAACTTATCAAA gtgaaattgattataaatgttgaaGAACATGATCAATTTGATCGTCTTCCTGATGTTAATGCTGAACAAAAAGAAATTCTCAATActacacaaaaattatatcaaatttccaa agaAAGTGTTGGTTTGAGTGGCcgtgttctaaaaaaaattacttttattgcaCATTCTATTTATGTAAGACAACCACAATGTGATGGTGTTCATCTGTTTTTGGAGGCTTTGCATAAAGCAGTTAAGTATCAAAAAACACAAGATGCTGgcattactaaaataaaataa